Proteins encoded in a region of the Bacteroidota bacterium genome:
- a CDS encoding PAS domain S-box protein produces MHALPPDSAAWLLALAQRALAGESWTTLYAAATEACREQAGWSALVLLRSRLDGQFVPRPDGQDTGEPLSSAVSLDLRRALDQDEPVALADDAASALADVLQASAADCALAVRAGQPAQSVSDPQDHGQRSPADVFVALRSGPFYEAEQALLQALGNVLGVALRQREAALLLQRSEAQSRAILEATVDGIITIDERGSILTMNPAAERIFGYATEEVYGCNVKVLMPPPYRDEHDGYMAAYRETGHRRIIGIGREVSGRRKDSSTFPMELSVSEVRTPDGTRTFTGLVRDISARRELEAEVLRIADEERRRIGQDLHDGLGQMLTGTHLIARGLARQLEASGSTEAADATELAGLIKDADGYARALARGLVPVELEAHGLAAALKRLAANAERLFGITCTFDFVGSRAGDIGEAPEVPAAAHLFRIAQEAVSNAVQHGRADHVAITLAIGTDQVRLRVDDDGVGIGETLRSGGADQPRSGGLASRLEENRGMGVRIMHYRARIAQGALEIRPGTTSGTTVLCTIPVRGT; encoded by the coding sequence ATGCATGCGCTCCCACCTGATTCGGCTGCCTGGTTGCTCGCGCTCGCCCAGCGCGCGCTGGCTGGCGAGTCCTGGACGACCCTCTATGCCGCCGCGACGGAAGCGTGCCGCGAACAGGCGGGGTGGTCCGCGCTGGTGCTTCTGCGCAGCCGCCTCGACGGGCAGTTCGTGCCGCGACCCGATGGGCAGGACACAGGCGAACCCTTGTCGTCGGCTGTGAGCCTCGACCTTCGCCGGGCGCTGGATCAGGACGAGCCCGTGGCCCTTGCCGACGACGCTGCCTCCGCGCTCGCTGATGTGCTGCAGGCGTCGGCAGCGGACTGCGCGCTGGCGGTCCGTGCGGGGCAGCCAGCACAGTCCGTGAGCGACCCGCAGGACCACGGGCAACGCTCCCCTGCCGACGTGTTCGTCGCCCTGCGCTCAGGTCCGTTCTACGAGGCCGAGCAGGCCCTCCTCCAAGCCCTAGGCAACGTCTTGGGCGTCGCGTTGCGCCAGCGTGAGGCTGCGCTCTTGCTCCAGCGCAGCGAAGCCCAGAGCCGCGCCATCCTGGAAGCGACCGTCGACGGCATCATCACCATCGATGAGCGAGGCAGCATCCTCACGATGAACCCGGCGGCCGAGCGCATCTTCGGCTACGCCACCGAGGAAGTGTACGGGTGCAACGTGAAGGTGCTCATGCCGCCGCCCTACCGCGACGAGCACGACGGCTACATGGCAGCCTACCGCGAAACCGGCCACCGTCGCATCATCGGCATCGGGCGCGAGGTGAGCGGGCGGCGCAAAGACAGCTCCACGTTTCCCATGGAGCTGTCGGTCAGCGAGGTCCGCACGCCCGACGGCACGCGTACGTTCACGGGGCTCGTCCGCGACATCTCGGCACGCCGCGAACTCGAAGCCGAGGTGCTGCGCATCGCCGACGAGGAGCGCCGCCGCATCGGCCAGGACCTGCACGATGGCCTCGGGCAGATGCTCACCGGGACGCACCTGATTGCGCGCGGCCTCGCCCGCCAACTCGAAGCCAGCGGCTCCACGGAGGCCGCCGACGCCACCGAGCTCGCAGGCCTTATCAAGGACGCCGACGGCTACGCGCGCGCGCTGGCTCGCGGCCTCGTGCCCGTCGAGTTGGAGGCGCACGGGCTTGCTGCGGCGCTCAAGCGGCTCGCGGCCAACGCTGAGCGGCTCTTCGGCATCACCTGCACGTTCGACTTTGTAGGGTCGCGCGCCGGGGACATTGGCGAGGCGCCCGAGGTGCCCGCCGCGGCCCACCTGTTTCGCATTGCCCAGGAGGCCGTCTCCAATGCCGTGCAGCACGGGCGCGCCGACCACGTGGCAATCACGCTCGCCATCGGCACGGACCAGGTGCGGCTGCGCGTGGATGATGATGGCGTCGGCATCGGCGAGACGCTTCGCTCTGGGGGCGCCGACCAACCGCGATCAGGAGGCCTAGCAAGCCGCCTGGAAGAGAACCGGGGCATGGGCGTGCGGATCATGCACTACCGCGCGCGCATCGCCCAGGGCGCCCTCGAAATCCGTCCCGGCACTACGAGCGGCACGACCGTGCTGTGCACCATCCCCGTACGCGGCACGTAG
- a CDS encoding DUF4139 domain-containing protein, whose protein sequence is MRLFAVALLALLAMPAAAQPSVISQPESQDGVALTVYNQNFAVVREVRPITLANGINRVRFEGVAAQIDPTSISLKSLTAPNSLVVREQNYQYDLIGTNSVLDAAVGQPIRLIRRLDDGQTVTESGVLLSVPGQGRIVQLDDGRVLVNPEGTIELASLPTGLLSRPSLLWLLNAGRAGEHRAEVSYMTEGLGWKADYVAVVSEDETEVDVTGWVTLNNQSGATYRDARLQLMAGDVRRVQEPMRREMMFDMMEVQAARAAPAFEEEAFFEYHLYTLDGTTTLAERETKQMNLLSASEVGVRRRLIFDGSGTYFPSYSTRRPGAGGATNEMSAAIVLEMENSEENRMGMPLPKGKVRVYKADRTGALQFVGEDLIDHTPRNELVRLYIGDAFDVVGTRRQVNERRISDRVREITVEVEVRNRKETAADVAVVERLYADWEITQSSHEHTKLDARTVEFPLEVGPDETVTVRYTARISY, encoded by the coding sequence ATGCGCCTCTTCGCTGTTGCCCTCCTGGCCCTCCTCGCCATGCCTGCTGCCGCTCAACCGTCCGTCATCTCGCAGCCTGAGAGCCAGGACGGCGTCGCGCTGACGGTCTACAACCAGAACTTCGCCGTCGTGCGCGAGGTGCGGCCGATCACGCTCGCGAACGGCATAAACCGCGTCCGCTTCGAGGGCGTCGCGGCGCAGATCGACCCGACGAGTATTTCCTTGAAGTCGCTCACGGCGCCCAATAGCCTCGTCGTGCGCGAGCAGAACTACCAGTACGACCTCATCGGCACCAACTCGGTGCTCGACGCGGCCGTCGGCCAGCCGATCCGGCTCATCCGGCGGCTCGACGACGGGCAGACCGTGACCGAGTCGGGCGTGCTCTTGAGCGTGCCCGGCCAGGGCCGCATCGTGCAACTCGACGACGGGCGCGTGCTCGTCAACCCCGAGGGCACCATCGAACTGGCCTCGCTGCCGACGGGGCTGCTCAGCCGCCCGTCGCTGCTGTGGCTGCTCAACGCGGGCCGCGCGGGCGAGCACCGCGCCGAGGTGTCGTACATGACCGAGGGCCTTGGCTGGAAGGCCGACTACGTGGCCGTCGTGAGCGAGGACGAGACAGAGGTGGACGTGACGGGCTGGGTGACGCTCAACAACCAGAGCGGCGCGACCTACCGCGACGCACGCTTGCAACTCATGGCAGGCGACGTACGCCGCGTGCAGGAGCCGATGCGCCGCGAGATGATGTTCGACATGATGGAAGTGCAGGCCGCCCGCGCGGCCCCTGCGTTCGAGGAGGAAGCCTTCTTCGAGTACCACCTCTACACGCTCGACGGCACGACGACGCTCGCCGAGCGCGAGACGAAGCAGATGAACCTACTCTCCGCCTCGGAGGTCGGCGTCCGGCGTCGGCTCATCTTCGACGGCTCGGGCACCTACTTCCCGTCGTACTCGACCCGCCGCCCCGGCGCAGGCGGCGCGACCAACGAGATGAGCGCCGCCATCGTCCTGGAGATGGAGAACAGCGAGGAGAACCGCATGGGGATGCCGCTGCCGAAGGGCAAGGTGCGTGTCTACAAGGCCGACCGCACCGGCGCGCTCCAGTTCGTCGGCGAGGACCTCATCGACCACACGCCGCGCAACGAGTTGGTCCGGCTCTACATCGGCGACGCCTTCGACGTGGTCGGCACGCGGCGGCAGGTCAACGAGCGCCGCATTTCCGACCGCGTCCGCGAGATCACCGTCGAGGTCGAGGTCCGCAACCGCAAGGAGACCGCCGCCGACGTGGCCGTCGTCGAGCGCCTCTACGCCGACTGGGAGATCACGCAATCGAGCCACGAGCACACGAAGCTCGACGCGCGCACGGTAGAGTTCCCGCTGGAGGTCGGCCCGGATGAGACCGTGACGGTTCGCTACACCGCTCGGATTTCGTACTGA
- a CDS encoding pyridoxal phosphate-dependent aminotransferase, with translation MKPLATRTDALRQSDIRAVTAAVRRVDGLNLGQGICDLPTPDPIKTGAIAAIEGDQSIYTAYNGIARLRQGILAKAQRFNGIPATDDGEVMVSAGSTGAFAATVLALCNPGDEVILFEPFYGYHTGILKLFGVTPVAVPLQAPDWAVDFDALAAAITPRTKAVVVCTPANPSGKVWTEAELLQMLALAERHDLWLVTDEIYEYMTYDHHRHVSMASLPGAYERTVTLSGFSKTFNMTGWRLGYAVAPRPVIEKMGLVNDLVYICAPAPLQHGLAAALPMPDAYYAQMLADYAAKRTLMCETLEACGFEVNWPQGAYYVLAGTRALAERRAGFEDDHAASRTLIDEAGVGTVAGRSFFADPERGRYLLRFCYAKEMPVLEEACARLRRMLT, from the coding sequence ATGAAACCCCTCGCCACTCGCACCGACGCGCTTCGCCAGAGCGACATCCGCGCCGTCACCGCCGCCGTCCGCCGCGTCGACGGCCTCAACCTCGGGCAGGGCATCTGCGACCTCCCCACGCCCGACCCGATCAAGACGGGCGCCATCGCCGCCATCGAGGGCGATCAGTCGATCTACACGGCCTATAATGGCATCGCGCGGCTGCGACAGGGCATCCTCGCCAAGGCGCAGCGCTTCAACGGCATCCCGGCCACGGACGATGGCGAGGTGATGGTGAGCGCTGGGTCCACCGGGGCCTTCGCCGCGACCGTCCTCGCCCTCTGCAATCCGGGCGACGAAGTGATCCTCTTCGAGCCGTTCTATGGCTACCACACGGGCATCCTGAAGCTCTTCGGCGTCACGCCCGTTGCGGTCCCGCTGCAGGCCCCCGACTGGGCCGTCGACTTCGATGCGCTCGCCGCCGCGATCACGCCGCGCACGAAGGCGGTCGTCGTCTGCACGCCTGCCAACCCGAGCGGCAAGGTGTGGACCGAGGCCGAACTCCTGCAGATGCTCGCGCTCGCCGAGCGGCACGACCTCTGGCTCGTCACCGACGAGATCTATGAGTACATGACCTACGACCACCACCGCCATGTCTCCATGGCGAGCTTGCCGGGCGCGTACGAGCGGACGGTGACGCTCTCAGGCTTCTCGAAGACGTTCAACATGACCGGGTGGCGGCTGGGCTACGCCGTCGCGCCGCGCCCCGTGATCGAGAAGATGGGACTCGTCAACGACCTCGTCTACATCTGCGCGCCCGCGCCGCTTCAGCACGGCCTCGCCGCCGCACTCCCGATGCCGGACGCCTACTACGCGCAGATGCTCGCCGACTACGCCGCTAAGCGCACCCTGATGTGCGAGACGCTGGAGGCGTGCGGCTTCGAGGTCAACTGGCCGCAGGGGGCGTACTACGTGCTGGCTGGCACCCGCGCCCTCGCCGAGCGCCGCGCCGGCTTCGAGGACGACCACGCCGCCAGCCGCACCCTCATCGACGAGGCGGGCGTTGGGACGGTCGCGGGGCGCTCGTTCTTCGCCGATCCTGAGCGTGGGCGCTACCTCTTGCGGTTCTGCTATGCGAAGGAAATGCCGGTCCTCGAAGAGGCGTGCGCCCGGCTTCGGCGCATGCTCACGTAG
- a CDS encoding universal stress protein — translation MSTLVVALDFSDGSAVALRTAAAHAEHTAATLHLFHADVLFDGDDAPHPDKNRVRLQDFAEKTLGAERVARLAPTYGVGHGFAAAPPLFDYAEHVETDLIVMGTHGRRGLRRFVLGSVADEVLRGAPCPVLVVPDKGDPLVPGPDAPIVVPLDFSPLNDAALAGATVWAKVYGAPVHLVHIIELAGPYPEFYPDTLVPGLAFGTTDVASEVEHDLEQRAERALRARAEGLRADGVADVQLFVGYGRPNLGIDDHAAREGAGLIVMATHGLSGFAHVLLGSVTEKTVRRAPCPVLTVRGSEG, via the coding sequence ATGTCTACCCTCGTCGTCGCGCTCGACTTCTCCGACGGCTCGGCCGTCGCGCTGCGCACTGCTGCCGCTCATGCCGAGCACACCGCCGCCACGCTGCACCTCTTCCACGCCGACGTGCTCTTCGACGGCGACGATGCGCCGCATCCGGATAAGAACCGCGTGCGGCTCCAGGACTTCGCGGAGAAGACGCTCGGCGCCGAGCGCGTCGCCCGGCTCGCGCCAACCTACGGGGTCGGTCATGGCTTTGCCGCGGCCCCGCCGCTCTTCGACTATGCCGAGCATGTGGAGACTGACCTGATCGTGATGGGGACGCATGGCCGCCGGGGCCTCCGGCGCTTCGTCCTCGGGAGCGTCGCCGACGAGGTGCTGCGCGGCGCGCCCTGCCCAGTGCTGGTGGTGCCCGACAAAGGCGACCCCCTCGTGCCCGGACCGGACGCTCCCATTGTGGTGCCCCTCGACTTCTCCCCGCTCAACGACGCGGCGCTCGCCGGTGCAACGGTCTGGGCGAAAGTCTACGGGGCGCCGGTGCACCTCGTGCACATCATCGAGTTGGCTGGCCCCTACCCTGAGTTCTACCCGGACACGCTGGTGCCAGGGCTCGCCTTTGGCACCACAGATGTGGCGTCTGAGGTTGAGCATGACCTCGAACAGCGGGCCGAGCGCGCGCTGCGCGCCCGGGCGGAAGGCCTGCGAGCGGACGGCGTCGCGGACGTGCAGCTGTTCGTGGGCTATGGACGGCCCAACCTCGGCATCGACGACCACGCGGCCCGCGAGGGCGCCGGGCTGATCGTGATGGCGACCCACGGGCTGTCGGGCTTCGCCCACGTGCTGCTTGGCAGCGTCACGGAGAAGACCGTGCGTCGCGCACCGTGCCCCGTCCTGACGGTGCGCGGCAGCGAGGGATGA
- a CDS encoding EcsC family protein: MKTFLLHTLYPRAIDGLPVLGTPEAFAQPYVEKVGPKRERAEQMVRAHLAAASATGFVSGLGGWLTLPITIPANLAGVALVQLHMTAAVAHLGGHTLGDPHTQERIVGCLIGDPDHETERRTEDEMVDRFGVKFAEKGLQFVATQSWQLAKYATKRSLTNRLARRLPLVGGVIGGLSDLYNTRMVARCALDTFIESGGLAAPHAGDGLPATPADLEPAV; this comes from the coding sequence ATGAAGACGTTTCTCTTGCACACCCTCTACCCACGTGCCATAGACGGCCTGCCCGTGCTCGGCACCCCCGAGGCGTTCGCCCAGCCCTACGTGGAGAAGGTAGGGCCGAAGCGCGAGCGCGCCGAGCAGATGGTCCGCGCCCACCTCGCCGCAGCGAGCGCGACGGGCTTCGTGAGCGGCCTCGGAGGCTGGCTCACGCTGCCGATCACCATCCCGGCCAACCTCGCGGGCGTGGCGCTGGTCCAGCTCCACATGACGGCGGCCGTCGCCCACCTCGGTGGTCACACGCTCGGCGACCCGCACACGCAGGAGCGGATCGTAGGCTGCCTCATCGGCGACCCCGACCACGAGACGGAGCGCCGCACCGAAGACGAGATGGTGGACCGCTTCGGGGTCAAATTCGCCGAGAAGGGCCTGCAGTTCGTGGCGACGCAGTCGTGGCAGCTGGCGAAGTATGCCACGAAGCGCTCGCTCACGAACCGGCTGGCGCGCCGCCTCCCGCTCGTCGGCGGCGTGATCGGAGGGCTGTCCGACCTCTACAACACCCGCATGGTCGCCCGGTGCGCGCTCGATACCTTCATCGAGTCCGGCGGACTCGCGGCACCGCACGCTGGCGACGGCCTCCCCGCAACCCCGGCCGACCTGGAACCCGCCGTGTGA
- a CDS encoding response regulator transcription factor, which yields MTRLLLVDDHPLLRKGLALTLNAEPDLDVVGQAASAEEALEAFGTLDPDVALIDISLPGMSGLELLKHLLALKPDLLTLVVSRHDEALYAERAVRAGAKGYVMKVEAADEIVQAVRHVLRGGIYMSEDLKDRLLFGAAVGRKAPMQSPLEVLSDRELEVFEMTGRGLPTREIAERLHLSVKTVESYRARIKTKLSLDSGTELMQHAVRWVESESGT from the coding sequence ATGACTCGCCTCCTGCTCGTTGACGACCACCCGCTCCTCCGCAAAGGGCTTGCGCTCACGCTCAACGCCGAGCCCGACCTGGACGTCGTCGGCCAGGCGGCCAGCGCCGAGGAGGCGCTCGAAGCGTTCGGCACGCTCGACCCCGACGTGGCGCTGATCGACATCTCGTTGCCTGGCATGAGCGGCCTCGAACTGCTCAAGCACCTACTCGCGCTCAAGCCGGACCTGCTCACCCTGGTGGTGTCGCGCCACGACGAGGCACTCTATGCCGAGCGCGCCGTCCGCGCTGGAGCGAAAGGCTACGTGATGAAGGTCGAGGCCGCCGACGAGATCGTCCAGGCTGTTCGGCACGTGCTGCGCGGCGGGATCTACATGAGCGAGGACCTCAAGGACCGGCTCCTCTTCGGGGCCGCCGTCGGGCGCAAGGCCCCGATGCAGTCGCCGCTGGAGGTGCTCTCGGACCGCGAACTGGAGGTGTTCGAGATGACTGGGCGCGGGCTGCCCACGCGCGAGATCGCGGAGCGGCTGCACCTCTCCGTGAAAACGGTCGAGAGCTACCGCGCGCGCATCAAGACGAAGCTCAGCCTCGATTCGGGCACTGAGCTAATGCAGCACGCCGTACGCTGGGTCGAGAGCGAAAGCGGGACGTAA
- a CDS encoding KR domain-containing protein translates to MPTTASWLAGSTIAVAGAEYPLGRAVASSFASRRVNLALAGVDGCALGSTADEVARIRALHQHEEMPLLVEADVATPEGVTSLKQASLASFGPLDAVVHVAEVGDVAMLLAATSTMLAVAGQDLVSRGGSLVLAVLAGPWRGADRTHQRTEVLDRLRTLVYDAARRWPQRVAVNGVVVQAPPPVRPLGYQGYTGLGRPATAVPQTGTYDEAARIVRFLASREAQALTGQTLTVGGALAEAA, encoded by the coding sequence ATGCCCACGACCGCCTCCTGGCTCGCTGGCTCGACCATTGCGGTCGCGGGTGCAGAATATCCGCTCGGCCGGGCGGTGGCGTCCAGCTTTGCAAGCCGCCGTGTCAACCTCGCCCTCGCAGGCGTGGACGGGTGCGCCCTTGGCAGCACCGCCGACGAGGTGGCGCGGATTCGCGCGCTGCACCAGCACGAAGAGATGCCGCTGCTCGTGGAGGCCGACGTGGCGACGCCGGAGGGTGTCACCTCGCTGAAGCAGGCCTCGCTGGCCTCGTTCGGCCCGCTCGATGCGGTCGTGCACGTGGCGGAGGTGGGCGATGTGGCGATGCTGCTCGCGGCGACCTCGACCATGCTCGCGGTGGCTGGGCAGGACCTCGTGAGCCGGGGCGGATCGCTGGTGCTCGCGGTGCTCGCGGGCCCTTGGCGCGGTGCAGACCGGACGCATCAGCGCACCGAGGTGCTGGATCGACTGCGCACCCTCGTGTACGACGCGGCACGGCGCTGGCCGCAGCGGGTCGCAGTCAACGGGGTGGTCGTCCAGGCGCCGCCGCCCGTGCGTCCGCTGGGCTACCAGGGGTACACGGGCCTCGGTCGGCCGGCCACTGCCGTGCCGCAGACGGGCACCTACGACGAGGCCGCGCGCATCGTCCGCTTTCTGGCGTCCCGTGAGGCACAGGCGCTCACCGGCCAGACGCTCACCGTGGGCGGCGCCCTCGCCGAGGCTGCCTAG
- a CDS encoding protein-L-isoaspartate(D-aspartate) O-methyltransferase, translating into MRYARRLARLLDLLREKGMTDERVLAALGRVPRHEFVEDGLRFRAYDDAALPIGLNQTISQPFTVATQTHLLDLGPHDRVLEIGTGSGYQAAVLCEMGAQVFSIERHAPLLARTNEVLQRLHYRLMTRAGDGTEGWPSLAPFDAILVTAGGRAVPQALLTQLRVPSDGSDGGKVRRGGRLVIPVGDAERQTMLRFTRLDAGTGEASFQREAFDEFRFVPLVREQ; encoded by the coding sequence ATGCGCTACGCCCGCCGCCTCGCCCGCCTGCTCGACCTGCTCCGTGAGAAAGGCATGACCGACGAGCGTGTGCTGGCGGCTCTGGGGCGAGTTCCGCGCCACGAGTTCGTCGAGGACGGTCTGCGCTTCCGCGCCTACGACGACGCGGCGCTGCCGATCGGCCTCAACCAGACGATCTCGCAGCCGTTCACGGTCGCCACGCAGACACACCTGCTCGACCTCGGCCCGCACGACCGCGTGCTGGAGATCGGCACCGGCAGCGGCTATCAGGCTGCCGTGCTCTGCGAGATGGGCGCGCAGGTCTTCTCCATCGAGCGGCACGCCCCGCTCCTGGCGCGGACCAACGAGGTGCTCCAGCGGCTCCACTATCGCCTGATGACGCGCGCTGGCGACGGCACCGAGGGCTGGCCCTCGCTCGCGCCGTTTGACGCGATCCTGGTCACCGCAGGCGGACGGGCGGTCCCGCAGGCCCTCCTCACACAGCTCCGCGTTCCCTCGGACGGCAGCGACGGCGGCAAGGTGCGGCGCGGCGGGCGGCTCGTGATCCCCGTCGGCGACGCCGAGCGCCAGACGATGCTGCGCTTCACCCGCCTAGACGCAGGCACCGGCGAGGCGTCGTTCCAGCGTGAGGCGTTTGACGAATTCCGGTTCGTGCCGCTCGTGCGAGAGCAGTAG
- a CDS encoding DUF1343 domain-containing protein: MRPFRGSKAGGVRRILLLLLLALPACAQEPAPAAFATEDPQPATFRTGAQVLVDSAFAALDGLRVGLVTNHTAIVDTTDGGTGHLIDRLHEAPNVTLAALFGPEHGLRGTAEAGAAVADGRDAATGVPIVSLYGSTKRPPAEALADLDALVFDIQDIGARFYTYISTMGASMQAAAEAGIPFVVLDRPNPLGRRTDGFIREPEYDSFVGAFPIPIQHGLTVGELATLIQGERWLPGLDDLDLRVVDMQGYAPDSPDNDAIAVGWPAGLPFVPTSPNIPDLETAVVYPGTCLFEGTTASEGRGTDAPFLLVGAPWVDAATMADTLTARGLPGVRFEAATFVPEDLPGRAVNPKHEGAEVHGVRLVVTDGAAVEPVAVGVHVVEAVYRQASLETQRSAFKQDWLAKLAGTDELRSMLAAGVTPDAIIAAWADEVATFEAQREPYLRY; encoded by the coding sequence TTGCGACCCTTCAGGGGGAGCAAAGCGGGGGGAGTAAGGCGGATTCTCCTCCTGCTCCTCCTCGCCCTCCCCGCCTGCGCGCAGGAGCCAGCGCCCGCCGCCTTTGCGACTGAAGACCCGCAGCCTGCGACCTTCCGCACCGGCGCGCAGGTGCTCGTGGACAGCGCCTTTGCCGCCCTTGACGGGCTGCGGGTAGGGCTGGTGACCAACCATACCGCCATCGTGGACACGACGGACGGCGGGACGGGGCACCTCATCGACCGGCTGCACGAGGCGCCGAACGTGACGCTGGCGGCGCTCTTCGGACCGGAGCACGGGCTGCGCGGGACCGCCGAGGCCGGGGCCGCCGTCGCCGACGGGCGCGATGCCGCGACGGGCGTGCCCATCGTGAGCCTCTACGGCTCCACCAAGCGACCGCCCGCCGAGGCGCTCGCCGACCTCGATGCGCTCGTGTTCGACATCCAGGACATCGGCGCGCGGTTCTACACCTACATCTCCACGATGGGCGCGTCGATGCAGGCCGCCGCCGAGGCGGGGATCCCGTTTGTCGTCCTCGACCGGCCCAACCCGCTCGGCCGCCGCACCGACGGCTTCATCCGCGAGCCAGAGTACGACTCGTTCGTCGGGGCCTTTCCGATCCCGATCCAGCACGGCCTCACGGTGGGCGAGCTCGCCACCCTGATCCAGGGCGAGCGCTGGCTGCCCGGCCTCGACGACCTCGACCTGCGCGTCGTCGACATGCAGGGATACGCCCCCGACAGCCCCGACAACGACGCCATCGCGGTCGGCTGGCCCGCCGGGCTCCCGTTCGTCCCGACCTCGCCGAACATCCCCGACCTCGAAACGGCCGTCGTCTACCCCGGCACGTGTCTCTTCGAGGGCACGACGGCCAGCGAGGGGCGCGGCACCGATGCGCCGTTCCTCCTCGTCGGTGCGCCGTGGGTCGACGCCGCGACTATGGCGGACACGCTGACAGCACGCGGGCTTCCCGGCGTCCGATTCGAAGCGGCGACGTTCGTGCCGGAGGACCTACCTGGGCGCGCCGTGAACCCGAAACACGAAGGCGCGGAGGTCCACGGCGTGCGCCTCGTCGTCACGGATGGCGCCGCCGTTGAGCCCGTCGCGGTAGGCGTCCACGTCGTCGAGGCGGTGTACCGGCAGGCGTCGCTGGAGACGCAGCGCTCGGCGTTCAAGCAAGACTGGCTCGCCAAGCTTGCGGGCACGGACGAGCTTCGGAGCATGCTCGCGGCGGGCGTGACGCCCGACGCCATCATCGCCGCATGGGCCGACGAGGTTGCCACGTTCGAGGCGCAACGGGAGCCCTACCTGCGCTACTGA
- the cdaA gene encoding diadenylate cyclase CdaA — translation MNLFPDFLPFSFWDALDIAIVAGLVYLTYRAIRGTIAVQIAGVILFIFALNALVQFAGLRTLQALFGTISDVFVLAVIILFAPEIRRLLFMIGRNPLVRQFVRTSAREQVTEEIVTAVEEMSRSRTGALIVIARATGLRNFIETGTRLNADVERDLLTSIFFKNSPLHDGAVIIQGSKVAAARCILPVSEAQRLDPHLGLRHRAGVGVSERSDAFVIVTSEETGRISVAENGVLSPPLTVGELRRRLADAFAATTPTEAA, via the coding sequence GTGAACCTCTTCCCCGACTTCCTGCCCTTCAGCTTCTGGGACGCGCTCGACATCGCGATCGTCGCAGGGCTCGTCTATCTGACGTATCGCGCCATCCGGGGCACGATCGCCGTCCAGATCGCCGGCGTGATCCTCTTCATCTTCGCCCTCAATGCGCTCGTCCAGTTCGCAGGCCTGCGCACACTCCAGGCGCTCTTCGGCACGATCAGCGACGTGTTCGTGCTGGCGGTCATCATCCTCTTCGCCCCGGAGATTCGGCGGCTGCTCTTTATGATCGGCCGCAACCCGCTCGTGCGGCAGTTCGTGCGCACGAGCGCCCGCGAGCAGGTCACCGAGGAGATCGTCACCGCCGTCGAGGAGATGAGCCGCAGCCGGACGGGCGCGCTCATCGTGATCGCCCGGGCGACGGGGCTGCGCAACTTCATCGAGACGGGCACGCGGCTCAATGCGGATGTGGAGCGTGACCTGTTGACCTCGATCTTTTTCAAGAACTCGCCCCTGCACGACGGCGCGGTCATCATCCAGGGTTCGAAGGTTGCGGCGGCGCGCTGCATCCTGCCCGTCTCGGAGGCGCAGCGGCTCGACCCGCACCTCGGCTTGCGGCACCGCGCAGGGGTCGGCGTCTCCGAACGCTCCGATGCCTTCGTGATCGTGACAAGCGAAGAGACCGGACGTATCTCCGTGGCCGAGAACGGCGTGCTCTCGCCCCCGCTCACCGTCGGCGAACTCCGCCGCCGTCTCGCCGACGCCTTCGCCGCCACGACGCCGACGGAAGCGGCTTAG
- a CDS encoding DUF1361 domain-containing protein, which produces MPPPVSRLVVASVGFAVALIAARIAVTGDLQFAFLLWNLFLASVPLVLSRGLARFERPGWLALGVGSAWLLFFPNAPYILTDLVHLRVRPEAPYWFDLVLLLAAAWSGMLVGMVSLAEVHGTVRRWHGARAGWSVAVGALVLGSFGVYLGRVLRWNSWDVLTAPGALLGDVAAPLLDPFGHPRAVGMTLLFSVLLTLCYLALRPLTDRATAAADATAP; this is translated from the coding sequence ATGCCCCCTCCCGTTTCTCGCCTCGTTGTTGCTTCGGTCGGCTTCGCGGTCGCCCTCATCGCAGCACGCATCGCCGTGACGGGCGATCTGCAGTTCGCCTTCCTGCTCTGGAACCTGTTCCTAGCCTCAGTCCCGCTGGTGCTGAGCCGTGGGTTAGCCCGCTTTGAGAGGCCGGGGTGGCTGGCTCTCGGCGTGGGGAGCGCGTGGCTTCTGTTCTTCCCCAACGCGCCCTACATCCTCACCGACTTGGTACACCTCCGAGTGCGTCCCGAGGCACCGTATTGGTTCGATCTCGTGTTGCTGCTCGCGGCGGCCTGGAGCGGAATGCTGGTCGGCATGGTGTCCCTGGCGGAGGTGCACGGCACGGTGCGGCGCTGGCATGGCGCTCGGGCGGGCTGGTCGGTCGCGGTCGGCGCGCTGGTGCTCGGCAGCTTCGGGGTCTACCTGGGGCGGGTTCTCCGCTGGAACTCGTGGGACGTGCTCACCGCTCCAGGTGCGCTCCTGGGCGACGTGGCGGCTCCGCTCCTCGATCCGTTCGGCCACCCGAGGGCGGTGGGGATGACGCTGCTGTTCTCGGTGCTGCTGACGCTCTGCTACCTCGCCCTGCGCCCGCTGACGGACCGGGCAACCGCCGCTGCCGACGCCACCGCGCCGTAG